A window of Lepidochelys kempii isolate rLepKem1 chromosome 1, rLepKem1.hap2, whole genome shotgun sequence contains these coding sequences:
- the TCP11L2 gene encoding T-complex protein 11-like protein 2 isoform X3: MPLNDDQNSDFDSSRLSESTASSSDSEYSRQSFTSDSSSKPSSPASTSPPKTVTFDELMAAARNLSNLTLAHEIAVNENFHMEHVDLPQSSSLEGRVKQIVHKAFWDHLESELNEDPPEYHHAIKLFEEIKETLLSFLTPGANRIRNQICEVLDADLIRQQAEHDAVDILGLANYVINTMGKLCAPIRDDDIKQLKATVNIVELFRQIFHVLDLMKMDMVNYTIQNIRPQLQRNLVDYERTKFQEILEETPSALDLTTEWIKESIKDELLSVSCETSSFPGADGSSKPNLSPTLVLNNGYLKLLQWDYQKKAIPETLITDEVRLQKLKEKLNELQIIACVSLITSNMVGPAIVGLPDFADKLKRISAVLLEGMNKEKFDLKEALNTIGVQICSEVNRSLSERGFPTLNMEIQNSLVGQICSIVEEENPISSLIDKRIQLYMKSLLTLPGIQKCMPMIPGGLAVIQESFRNVSYLNKIEEQF, encoded by the exons ATGCCCCTCAATGATGACCAgaacagtgattttgattcttcaAGGCTATCTGAAAGCACAGCTTCTTCCAGTGACTCTGAATATTCAAGGCAGAGTTTTACTAGTGACTCTTCAAGCAAACCCAGCTCCCCAGCTT CAACAAGCCCTCCAAAAACTGTTACATTTGATGAATTGATGGCTGCTGCAAGAAACTTGTCAAATTTGACTCTAGCTCATGAAATTGCTGTAAATGAAAACTTTCACATGGAACATGTAGACCTCCCACAGAGCAG CAGTTTGGAGGGTAGAGTGAAACAAATTGTACATAAGGCATTCTGGGATCATTTGGAGTCAGAACTGAATGAAGATCCTCCAGAATATCATCATGCTATCAAGCTCTTTGAAGAAATTAAGGAG actcttctttcctttttaactCCTGGAGCGAACAGGATTCGAAACCAAATCTGTGAAGTTCTGGATGCAGATCTTATAAGACAGCAGGCTGAGCATGATGCTGTTGACATTCTTGGGCTAGCTAACTATGTCATCAACACTATGGGGAAATTATGTGCTCCAATAAGAGATGATGATATAAAACAGTTAAAAGCAACTGTCAATATTGTAGAATTGTTCAG ACAAATATTCCATGTTCTGGACCTTATGAAAATGGATATGGTTAATTATACCATTCAAAATATTAGACCACAGCTTCAGCGTAACTTGGTGGACTATGAAAGAACAAAATTCCAAGAAATTCTTGAAGAAACACCAA GTGCTCTGGATCTAACAACAGAGTGGATAAAGGAGTCAATAAAAGATGAATTGTTGTCTGTTTCTTGTGAAACCTCTTCATTCCCTGGTGCTGATGGTAGCTCTAAACCAAATCTCAGTCCTACTCTGGTGCTAAACAATGGCTACTTGAAACTGTTACAGTGGGATTATCAGAAAAAAGCAATTCCAGAG ACGTTAATAACAGATGAAGTTCGTCTTCAGAAGTTGAAAGAGAAGCTGAATGAGTTACAGATTATAGCCTGTGTATCTCTTATAACTAGCAATATGGTAGGCCCAGCTATTGTGGGCTTACCTGATTTTGCTGACAAATTAAAAAGGATTTCAGCTGTTCTGCTGGAAGGGATGAACAAGGA aaaattTGATTTGAAGGAGGCTCTGAATACTATAGGTGTTCAGATTTGCAGTGAGGTGAACAGGTCCCTGTCTGAGAGAGGATTTCCCACTCTCAATATGGAAATTCAAAACAGCCTAGTAGGTCAGATCTGTAGCATTGTTGAAGAAGAAAATCCCATCAGCTCCCTGATTG ATAAACGAATCCAGCTGTATATGAAAAGCCTTCTTACTCTTCCAGGCATTCAGAAATGTATGCCTATGATTCCAGGAGGCCTTGCTGTGATTCAG GAGTCCTTCAGGAATGTATCCTATTTAAATAAAATCGAAGAGCAGTTTTAA
- the TCP11L2 gene encoding T-complex protein 11-like protein 2 isoform X1 yields the protein MPLNDDQNSDFDSSRLSESTASSSDSEYSRQSFTSDSSSKPSSPASTSPPKTVTFDELMAAARNLSNLTLAHEIAVNENFHMEHVDLPQSSSLEGRVKQIVHKAFWDHLESELNEDPPEYHHAIKLFEEIKETLLSFLTPGANRIRNQICEVLDADLIRQQAEHDAVDILGLANYVINTMGKLCAPIRDDDIKQLKATVNIVELFRQIFHVLDLMKMDMVNYTIQNIRPQLQRNLVDYERTKFQEILEETPSALDLTTEWIKESIKDELLSVSCETSSFPGADGSSKPNLSPTLVLNNGYLKLLQWDYQKKAIPETLITDEVRLQKLKEKLNELQIIACVSLITSNMVGPAIVGLPDFADKLKRISAVLLEGMNKEKFDLKEALNTIGVQICSEVNRSLSERGFPTLNMEIQNSLVGQICSIVEEENPISSLIDKRIQLYMKSLLTLPGIQKCMPMIPGGLAVIQVEIESIGSQYASIVNFNKQVYGPFYANILRKLLFSEAPMGKTETGDSTN from the exons ATGCCCCTCAATGATGACCAgaacagtgattttgattcttcaAGGCTATCTGAAAGCACAGCTTCTTCCAGTGACTCTGAATATTCAAGGCAGAGTTTTACTAGTGACTCTTCAAGCAAACCCAGCTCCCCAGCTT CAACAAGCCCTCCAAAAACTGTTACATTTGATGAATTGATGGCTGCTGCAAGAAACTTGTCAAATTTGACTCTAGCTCATGAAATTGCTGTAAATGAAAACTTTCACATGGAACATGTAGACCTCCCACAGAGCAG CAGTTTGGAGGGTAGAGTGAAACAAATTGTACATAAGGCATTCTGGGATCATTTGGAGTCAGAACTGAATGAAGATCCTCCAGAATATCATCATGCTATCAAGCTCTTTGAAGAAATTAAGGAG actcttctttcctttttaactCCTGGAGCGAACAGGATTCGAAACCAAATCTGTGAAGTTCTGGATGCAGATCTTATAAGACAGCAGGCTGAGCATGATGCTGTTGACATTCTTGGGCTAGCTAACTATGTCATCAACACTATGGGGAAATTATGTGCTCCAATAAGAGATGATGATATAAAACAGTTAAAAGCAACTGTCAATATTGTAGAATTGTTCAG ACAAATATTCCATGTTCTGGACCTTATGAAAATGGATATGGTTAATTATACCATTCAAAATATTAGACCACAGCTTCAGCGTAACTTGGTGGACTATGAAAGAACAAAATTCCAAGAAATTCTTGAAGAAACACCAA GTGCTCTGGATCTAACAACAGAGTGGATAAAGGAGTCAATAAAAGATGAATTGTTGTCTGTTTCTTGTGAAACCTCTTCATTCCCTGGTGCTGATGGTAGCTCTAAACCAAATCTCAGTCCTACTCTGGTGCTAAACAATGGCTACTTGAAACTGTTACAGTGGGATTATCAGAAAAAAGCAATTCCAGAG ACGTTAATAACAGATGAAGTTCGTCTTCAGAAGTTGAAAGAGAAGCTGAATGAGTTACAGATTATAGCCTGTGTATCTCTTATAACTAGCAATATGGTAGGCCCAGCTATTGTGGGCTTACCTGATTTTGCTGACAAATTAAAAAGGATTTCAGCTGTTCTGCTGGAAGGGATGAACAAGGA aaaattTGATTTGAAGGAGGCTCTGAATACTATAGGTGTTCAGATTTGCAGTGAGGTGAACAGGTCCCTGTCTGAGAGAGGATTTCCCACTCTCAATATGGAAATTCAAAACAGCCTAGTAGGTCAGATCTGTAGCATTGTTGAAGAAGAAAATCCCATCAGCTCCCTGATTG ATAAACGAATCCAGCTGTATATGAAAAGCCTTCTTACTCTTCCAGGCATTCAGAAATGTATGCCTATGATTCCAGGAGGCCTTGCTGTGATTCAGGTAGAGATAGAGTCTATTGGATCTCAGTATGCAAGCATTGTGAATTTTAATAAACAAGTGTATGGACCATTCTATGCAAATATTCTTCGAAAACTGCTTTTTAGTGAGGCACCAATGGGGAAAACAGAAACTGGTGATTCTACTAATTGA
- the TCP11L2 gene encoding T-complex protein 11-like protein 2 isoform X2 — translation MPLNDDQNSDFDSSRLSESTASSSDSEYSRQSFTSDSSSKPSSPASTSPPKTVTFDELMAAARNLSNLTLAHEIAVNENFHMEHVDLPQSSLEGRVKQIVHKAFWDHLESELNEDPPEYHHAIKLFEEIKETLLSFLTPGANRIRNQICEVLDADLIRQQAEHDAVDILGLANYVINTMGKLCAPIRDDDIKQLKATVNIVELFRQIFHVLDLMKMDMVNYTIQNIRPQLQRNLVDYERTKFQEILEETPSALDLTTEWIKESIKDELLSVSCETSSFPGADGSSKPNLSPTLVLNNGYLKLLQWDYQKKAIPETLITDEVRLQKLKEKLNELQIIACVSLITSNMVGPAIVGLPDFADKLKRISAVLLEGMNKEKFDLKEALNTIGVQICSEVNRSLSERGFPTLNMEIQNSLVGQICSIVEEENPISSLIDKRIQLYMKSLLTLPGIQKCMPMIPGGLAVIQVEIESIGSQYASIVNFNKQVYGPFYANILRKLLFSEAPMGKTETGDSTN, via the exons ATGCCCCTCAATGATGACCAgaacagtgattttgattcttcaAGGCTATCTGAAAGCACAGCTTCTTCCAGTGACTCTGAATATTCAAGGCAGAGTTTTACTAGTGACTCTTCAAGCAAACCCAGCTCCCCAGCTT CAACAAGCCCTCCAAAAACTGTTACATTTGATGAATTGATGGCTGCTGCAAGAAACTTGTCAAATTTGACTCTAGCTCATGAAATTGCTGTAAATGAAAACTTTCACATGGAACATGTAGACCTCCCACAGAGCAG TTTGGAGGGTAGAGTGAAACAAATTGTACATAAGGCATTCTGGGATCATTTGGAGTCAGAACTGAATGAAGATCCTCCAGAATATCATCATGCTATCAAGCTCTTTGAAGAAATTAAGGAG actcttctttcctttttaactCCTGGAGCGAACAGGATTCGAAACCAAATCTGTGAAGTTCTGGATGCAGATCTTATAAGACAGCAGGCTGAGCATGATGCTGTTGACATTCTTGGGCTAGCTAACTATGTCATCAACACTATGGGGAAATTATGTGCTCCAATAAGAGATGATGATATAAAACAGTTAAAAGCAACTGTCAATATTGTAGAATTGTTCAG ACAAATATTCCATGTTCTGGACCTTATGAAAATGGATATGGTTAATTATACCATTCAAAATATTAGACCACAGCTTCAGCGTAACTTGGTGGACTATGAAAGAACAAAATTCCAAGAAATTCTTGAAGAAACACCAA GTGCTCTGGATCTAACAACAGAGTGGATAAAGGAGTCAATAAAAGATGAATTGTTGTCTGTTTCTTGTGAAACCTCTTCATTCCCTGGTGCTGATGGTAGCTCTAAACCAAATCTCAGTCCTACTCTGGTGCTAAACAATGGCTACTTGAAACTGTTACAGTGGGATTATCAGAAAAAAGCAATTCCAGAG ACGTTAATAACAGATGAAGTTCGTCTTCAGAAGTTGAAAGAGAAGCTGAATGAGTTACAGATTATAGCCTGTGTATCTCTTATAACTAGCAATATGGTAGGCCCAGCTATTGTGGGCTTACCTGATTTTGCTGACAAATTAAAAAGGATTTCAGCTGTTCTGCTGGAAGGGATGAACAAGGA aaaattTGATTTGAAGGAGGCTCTGAATACTATAGGTGTTCAGATTTGCAGTGAGGTGAACAGGTCCCTGTCTGAGAGAGGATTTCCCACTCTCAATATGGAAATTCAAAACAGCCTAGTAGGTCAGATCTGTAGCATTGTTGAAGAAGAAAATCCCATCAGCTCCCTGATTG ATAAACGAATCCAGCTGTATATGAAAAGCCTTCTTACTCTTCCAGGCATTCAGAAATGTATGCCTATGATTCCAGGAGGCCTTGCTGTGATTCAGGTAGAGATAGAGTCTATTGGATCTCAGTATGCAAGCATTGTGAATTTTAATAAACAAGTGTATGGACCATTCTATGCAAATATTCTTCGAAAACTGCTTTTTAGTGAGGCACCAATGGGGAAAACAGAAACTGGTGATTCTACTAATTGA